The sequence AACTTGATCCACGAGTCGGGAACATCCTTTCCCTTCCAGAACCGGGCGTGTTCCCCGAATGCCGCGCCGCGCAACGGGTCTGGCAGGGCGGGGAAATCGTGCGTGCCATCGGGGCGAACGCCATAGTTGATCTTGACGGTTTCAAACCAGTCGTCCGGATTCGGTTGGGCCAGCCGCGATCCATTGCCCGTCCATTTGGCCGGCGTCTCGTCAAAGGTGCCATCCGCCAGCAGGTGCTTTTCGCCGTTGAGCGGAACCGTGCCCTGTGGGACGCGGAAGGACTCGCCGATAATGTAGTAGAAGTTGTTGTCGCGCCGGTAGGTCTCGCTGGTGTCGTCATCGGCGCCGAAGTCAACACCGGGCCTGGTGGTGGAATGGTAGGCCCGGGCGACGTGGTTCGGGACGATGTCGATCAGCACTTTCATCCCCTGCCGGTGGGTGCGGTCCACGAGTGCCTTGAATTCCTCCAGCCGCTTGGCCGGATCTTCCGCAAGGTCGGGGTTGACGTTGTAGTAATCCTTCACCGCATAGGGTGAACCCGCGCGGCCCTTCACCACGTCCGGGTCGTCGTTGGAAATGCCGAAGGCGGTGTAGTCGCGCACAACGGCATGGTGCGGCACGCCGGTGTACCAGATGTGCGTGGTGCCGAATTCCCGGATTCCTGCCAGCGCCTCATCGGTAAAGTCGTTGAACTTGCCGACCCCGTTCTCCTCGATCGTCCCCCACGGTTTGTTGGTGGTGTTCCGGTTGCCGAACAACCGGGTGAAAACCTGGTAGACCACCACTTTGCCCTCATGGATTGGCCTGGTTTCCGCCGATGCGCAGGCAACCACGCTTCCCGCGAGAAGAACAGCCCCCAGGGGTTTGTGCCTACTGCTCCACATAGGATACCTGTACACGGTAGAATCTTTCATCCGGGGCAAGGCCCCCTTCATGCGTCAGGGTCAAGCTGGTTCCCTTGGCCTTCACGTTGGATTGCACGGTTGTCCATGCGCCGCCCAGCAGGTTGGTGCGCGTTTCGAGATGGTAATACCAACCCGGTGTCGCCGCACAGGACACGACCACGCTGGAGGCGATGGCCTCGACGCTGTCGATTTCCACTTCAAGCGGATCGGTCACGTCGACCAGCTTCAGGTATTGCGCTTCGTAGGGGGCCGTTGCCCAATCGCCATCGACCGTCGGAACCTTGTTCAGCGAAACGAAGAAGCCAGTGCCCTTCAGAGCGGCACCGCTCATGGACGAACCCCATAGGAAGATGCTGCGGGTGCTTTCGTCATAGGCCGCGAGGTTGACGACGTTGTATTGCCGGGCATCCTCCAGACCAAGGAGGGGGGCGAGCCCTGCCGGGATCTTGAAGTTGTCGCTCTGGACGTTGTTGCGGTCGAGGTTGGCGAAGGCGAGCACCACATCGTTTGTGGTTGGCGAGGCATGGGCTTCCTCATATTTCGCGGTGGCGAAAATGTTTCCGTTGGAACCGTCGCCATCGATGAACCAGCGGTTCGGGCTGCGCAGGGCCGGGCTGGAAGCGCGCGCCTGCTGGATGCCCGAGTAGACCGGGAAGAGCTGGTCGTTCCCAAAGTTGGTGTCGGTCCAGATCGGCATCATGGAATTCCACCGTTTGAAGTGCGGGACGTTCTTGCCGAAGTTGGTCTCGTAGTGGTCATAGCCATAGCTGGTGGAAATGCCCAGCTCCTGGCCGGGGAAGACCATGGTGGAGCCATCGATCATGCCGCAGGCGGCGGAGCGTACCACGCCTTCCCACGGATCCGCGAAGCTCTCCTCGTCGTGCGAGGTGTTGTTGAGCAGCACCAGCCCCTGGCCGTAGGCGGCGCGCCGATCCTCGAAGATGTTGCGGTAGTCCCCGGCATTGGAAGCGGACTTGAGCGGGAAGACAATGTTTTCGTTGAGGATGTCGAAGTGCCGGTTGGAACGGTAGGTCACCGCGCCGCCGTCGAGCGATTCGCTCATCATCACAAAGTTCCATTTATGGCTGCGGGCGACGTTGATGATGTATTCCCAGCAACGCGGCGGAAGCCCCTGGCCAAAGTCGCAGCGCAGGCCGTCGATGCCCTTTTGGTCCCACGCATAGCGCGCGGAGGCATCGCCGTCGGACGGGAGCGAGTTGCGGTTTTGCCCGGAGGGGCGCGTCTGTTCCAACCAATGGATGGCGTATTCGGCAAAGTAGTCCCAGACCCGCCGGGTGAGGTTCCGCTGCTGGCCGCCCTGGGTGAAGTCGAGCGAAGTCCAGTCCGCATCGGACCAGTCGAACCAGTCGCCCTCGTTCTTGTAGCTTTCGTATTCGGCGCCGCCGGCGCCGTCGTCGTATTCCACGAGGGCGTCGTACCGTCCGAAGAAGACATCCTTCACGTCGTTCCATTTGCCGAAGTCGTAGCGGTCGGGCCCCGCGGCAATGTTGGCGGCGGACGAAGCCCGGTTGCCATAGTTGCCGTCGGACGAAAAGAAGCGTGCATCGCGATTGCGAATCTCGTCATACGGCGACCAGCTTGCCCCATCGGGCTGGAACAGATCCACGCCCTGCTGCGCGAGCTCGACATCGAACGCGGTGTGGTTGAACGGGGCATCGAGCATGATGCCCACTTGTTCGGTGTCGGCCGAGGAAACAAAGCTCACCCAGGCCGCCATGGATGCGGCGCGATTCTGCGCAAGGGTGTTGGTGCCATGATAATCAACGGTCATGAGTTCGTTAACCGCGAAAAAGTTTTTCACGGCATAGGGGCTGCCGGGATCGTAGGGCGCGCCCGACCCTCCCCATCCGTCGCTGGGTTCGCGCCCGTCGATTCCGTTGGGGTGGATGGGCTGGAACCAGAGCCAGTTCATGCCCAGGCTCTTCAGATAGTGCAGGTTCCAGTTTTCGGAGCTGCCCTGCGCGGCCCCGGGGGCGTCGTGGAGGTCCTCAAGGGTGGAGCGTTGCGCAAACGTGTCGCCGGATGCATCGATATTGAACACGTTGAGTTCATAAAGCCGGATATTGCGGGCATCGGACGGGGAGACAACAATGGCGTGATCGCGCAGCCCGTACCAGATCCAGTTGTTCGGGTCGTAGCTGTTTTCCTCGATGGCATCACCGCACTTGAAGCGGGCGGTCAGGCGATAGGCACCCGTTTTCGATGCGGGGATGGTGAGCTCGTATATCCCGTTCGAGTCGCCGTCGGTCATGTTGATCGGAATATAGTAATGACCGGTCGCCGGATCGGTGTCGGCGGCGGAATCGGTGATCGAGTTGCCGGGGTAGGGAACGATGCCGTCGGCATAGCCGTCGCCATCCTTGTCGGTGCGGGCGAGATCGCGCCGGTTCAGGTTCGAGAAAACTTCCACA is a genomic window of Pontiella desulfatans containing:
- a CDS encoding alpha-amylase family protein produces the protein MMKRMLIGLACCVPTLLLGAGVLEVRAPGYNFQNAEYTTSHVFIDEVAGSTADLEILFDLMAFGNIADVEVFSNLNRRDLARTDKDGDGYADGIVPYPGNSITDSAADTDPATGHYYIPINMTDGDSNGIYELTIPASKTGAYRLTARFKCGDAIEENSYDPNNWIWYGLRDHAIVVSPSDARNIRLYELNVFNIDASGDTFAQRSTLEDLHDAPGAAQGSSENWNLHYLKSLGMNWLWFQPIHPNGIDGREPSDGWGGSGAPYDPGSPYAVKNFFAVNELMTVDYHGTNTLAQNRAASMAAWVSFVSSADTEQVGIMLDAPFNHTAFDVELAQQGVDLFQPDGASWSPYDEIRNRDARFFSSDGNYGNRASSAANIAAGPDRYDFGKWNDVKDVFFGRYDALVEYDDGAGGAEYESYKNEGDWFDWSDADWTSLDFTQGGQQRNLTRRVWDYFAEYAIHWLEQTRPSGQNRNSLPSDGDASARYAWDQKGIDGLRCDFGQGLPPRCWEYIINVARSHKWNFVMMSESLDGGAVTYRSNRHFDILNENIVFPLKSASNAGDYRNIFEDRRAAYGQGLVLLNNTSHDEESFADPWEGVVRSAACGMIDGSTMVFPGQELGISTSYGYDHYETNFGKNVPHFKRWNSMMPIWTDTNFGNDQLFPVYSGIQQARASSPALRSPNRWFIDGDGSNGNIFATAKYEEAHASPTTNDVVLAFANLDRNNVQSDNFKIPAGLAPLLGLEDARQYNVVNLAAYDESTRSIFLWGSSMSGAALKGTGFFVSLNKVPTVDGDWATAPYEAQYLKLVDVTDPLEVEIDSVEAIASSVVVSCAATPGWYYHLETRTNLLGGAWTTVQSNVKAKGTSLTLTHEGGLAPDERFYRVQVSYVEQ